The following coding sequences lie in one Synechococcus sp. PCC 7336 genomic window:
- a CDS encoding nucleotidyltransferase family protein → MTITAIDLPIEKIAEFCDRWRVTEFALFGSVLRDNFRPDSDIDVMVQFHPDARPTFNTLDRMEAELKAIFHRDIDLITRQGIETSRNYLRRHEILSSAQVIYATGSSILA, encoded by the coding sequence ATGACTATCACTGCGATCGATCTACCGATAGAAAAAATTGCTGAGTTCTGCGATCGCTGGCGAGTGACTGAGTTTGCTCTATTTGGCTCCGTCCTGCGCGATAACTTTCGCCCCGACAGCGACATTGATGTGATGGTGCAATTTCACCCAGATGCTCGCCCCACCTTCAATACCCTAGATCGGATGGAAGCAGAGTTAAAGGCCATTTTTCACAGAGATATTGACCTAATTACCCGTCAGGGTATCGAAACTAGTCGCAACTACCTACGCCGCCACGAGATTCTTTCCTCTGCTCAGGTCATTTATGCAACGGGATCTTCAATTCTTGCTTGA
- a CDS encoding Uma2 family endonuclease — MTVAAGKKVWTDAEFLALPKDGGRYELLNGEVVDIGNSGMEHGNIGIFLGGALEFYARSEKLGVVCDSSTAFAMKEGNKRSPDVGFVAKERLKGIKRLPKGFFEGTPDLAVEILSPNNTIEEVHRKIVEFFENGTRLVWVIHPDEKFVLVYHSPQPDRLLLVGDSLDGEDIVPGFSLALADLFIELDF, encoded by the coding sequence GTGACTGTTGCTGCTGGCAAGAAAGTTTGGACGGATGCAGAGTTTTTGGCGCTGCCTAAAGATGGGGGCCGTTATGAGTTGCTGAACGGAGAAGTGGTCGATATAGGCAACTCCGGGATGGAGCATGGCAATATTGGCATCTTTCTGGGCGGGGCTTTGGAGTTCTATGCTCGTTCTGAGAAGCTGGGAGTAGTTTGCGATTCCAGTACGGCCTTTGCCATGAAGGAGGGCAATAAACGGTCGCCCGATGTTGGCTTTGTTGCTAAGGAAAGACTGAAAGGTATCAAACGCTTGCCTAAAGGTTTTTTTGAGGGGACTCCCGATCTGGCAGTCGAAATCTTGTCTCCCAACAACACAATTGAGGAAGTTCATAGAAAGATTGTGGAGTTTTTTGAGAACGGGACGCGATTGGTTTGGGTGATTCATCCAGATGAAAAGTTTGTTCTGGTCTATCATTCTCCCCAACCCGATCGCCTATTACTAGTTGGAGACAGCCTCGATGGAGAAGATATTGTGCCGGGGTTTTCGTTGGCGCTCGCCGATTTGTTTATAGAGTTAGATTTTTGA
- a CDS encoding photosystem II S4 domain protein translates to METTGHLLPRSELLQRVEHREAIARTLDLAERAMKTWEVVCSDFLSPPELAEAMAIFEPLAEVETVAWGGYPQAERQRLAIAPPSMLIASPGDDPQALAKAVVELAAIEVRGNFLFDTATHRDFLGSILATGIVREKVGDILAVGEQGAQIVLEPQLVPHLEMSLTQVRSVPVKTKQISIEALRVRPPRTKSITTVEASMRLDAIASAGFSTSRSRMAGDIQTGEVKVNWKTITQASRPVATGDLIAIRGRGRVQVGEVSTTKKGRYRVELTRYL, encoded by the coding sequence GTGGAAACTACAGGGCACCTTTTGCCGCGATCGGAACTATTACAGCGGGTCGAACATCGCGAGGCGATCGCCCGTACCCTCGATTTAGCCGAACGGGCCATGAAAACGTGGGAAGTGGTATGCTCTGACTTTTTATCCCCACCAGAGCTGGCAGAGGCGATGGCGATTTTCGAGCCGCTCGCCGAAGTCGAAACGGTTGCTTGGGGCGGCTATCCTCAAGCGGAGCGACAGCGATTGGCGATCGCTCCCCCCTCCATGCTGATTGCTTCTCCTGGCGACGATCCCCAAGCACTGGCCAAAGCGGTGGTGGAGCTGGCGGCGATCGAAGTGCGGGGCAATTTTTTGTTCGATACCGCCACCCATCGAGACTTTTTGGGCAGCATTTTGGCCACGGGCATCGTCCGCGAGAAGGTGGGGGATATTTTAGCGGTCGGAGAGCAGGGGGCTCAGATTGTCTTGGAGCCGCAGTTGGTACCCCATCTAGAAATGAGTTTGACCCAGGTGCGATCGGTGCCGGTGAAAACCAAGCAGATTTCTATTGAGGCATTGAGGGTTCGGCCTCCTCGTACGAAGTCTATTACCACGGTTGAAGCGTCGATGCGGCTGGATGCGATCGCCTCGGCAGGGTTTAGCACCTCCCGCAGTCGTATGGCGGGCGATATTCAAACGGGGGAGGTCAAGGTCAATTGGAAAACCATTACTCAGGCTAGCCGTCCGGTGGCGACGGGCGATCTGATTGCGATTCGCGGTCGCGGTCGGGTGCAGGTGGGGGAGGTTTCGACCACAAAGAAAGGTCGCTATCGCGTCGAGTTGACTCGCTATCTTTAA
- the modA gene encoding molybdate ABC transporter substrate-binding protein → MALRKHYQFSIAFLVGLIVACLWSIERGSVPSPLGADSASARTTTITVSAAASLQNTLEAIAPQFRAAHADIAVDYNFGSSGALQRQIEQGAPADVFFSAATKQMDALAAKELILTDSRQSLVSNSLVLIAPTASPLDITDISQLRDIEIRHFAVGEFRSVPAGQYAEQVFDRMGLLELLRPTFVFGNNVRSTLAAVASGNAELGMVYATDAALSDRVQVLATAPAGSHKPIVYPIATTHSSPHPDAAQTFIDFLTADTAREIFADFGFGPIPPSL, encoded by the coding sequence ATGGCACTCAGAAAGCACTATCAGTTCTCGATCGCTTTCCTGGTGGGCCTTATCGTGGCCTGCTTGTGGTCGATTGAGCGTGGCTCGGTTCCCTCGCCGCTCGGTGCAGATAGCGCCTCGGCCCGGACGACTACAATTACGGTATCCGCTGCTGCCAGTCTCCAAAATACCCTAGAGGCGATCGCGCCTCAGTTCCGAGCAGCCCATGCGGACATTGCTGTTGACTACAATTTTGGTTCCTCTGGGGCACTCCAGCGGCAGATCGAGCAAGGTGCCCCTGCCGACGTGTTTTTCTCGGCAGCCACCAAACAGATGGATGCTTTGGCCGCAAAAGAGTTGATTCTGACCGACTCCCGTCAGTCTCTAGTCTCCAACAGCCTCGTGCTGATTGCCCCCACAGCTTCCCCCCTGGACATTACAGACATCAGCCAGCTTCGAGATATCGAGATCCGCCACTTTGCCGTAGGCGAATTTCGCAGTGTCCCTGCCGGACAGTATGCCGAACAGGTCTTCGATCGCATGGGTTTACTGGAGCTGTTGCGGCCTACATTTGTGTTTGGCAACAATGTTCGCAGCACCCTCGCTGCTGTCGCCAGTGGTAACGCCGAGCTAGGCATGGTTTACGCCACCGACGCAGCCCTCTCCGATCGCGTACAGGTGCTGGCGACCGCCCCCGCAGGCTCCCACAAACCGATTGTGTACCCGATCGCCACGACCCATAGCAGTCCCCACCCCGATGCCGCCCAAACCTTTATTGATTTTCTGACCGCCGACACGGCTCGGGAAATCTTTGCAGACTTTGGATTCGGACCGATTCCGCCGTCACTGTAG
- a CDS encoding DUF86 domain-containing protein: MQRDLQFLLDMLQSAELITTYTAQCSKDDFVENVQLQDAVIRRLLVIAEAARRISKATRQTLPDIAWQEINGMRNRLVHEYDDVDIIVVWNVVQSEITPLIEELKLQIPPES; the protein is encoded by the coding sequence ATGCAACGGGATCTTCAATTCTTGCTTGATATGCTCCAATCTGCGGAACTCATCACCACCTACACTGCTCAATGCTCGAAAGATGATTTCGTTGAAAATGTGCAGCTTCAGGATGCAGTCATTCGGCGACTATTGGTGATTGCTGAAGCTGCAAGACGAATTTCAAAAGCAACTCGACAGACATTGCCAGACATCGCGTGGCAGGAAATCAACGGAATGCGAAATCGGTTGGTTCATGAATATGATGATGTAGATATTATTGTCGTTTGGAATGTGGTTCAATCTGAAATAACGCCTCTGATTGAAGAATTGAAGTTGCAAATCCCTCCCGAAAGTTGA
- a CDS encoding Uma2 family endonuclease, translating to MVLTVSPERIELPPGSEVTLRYQTWADYEALLESRHDDAAIKIQFNAYTQEISIMAPLAGHGRRIDSLVDLVKALLRHRGRDWDSSHPVTLKRFQAAGAEPDACFYIQNWQAVLGKDRIDLSEDLPPDLAIEMDLTSLTDLAIYRALNVPEVWIYRQGSLAIHAIAAEGYRASSTSPTFPDIDVKNLLPQYVERSWAAGSSVALREFEQLLKSL from the coding sequence ATGGTTTTAACAGTTAGCCCAGAGCGCATTGAACTACCACCAGGGAGCGAGGTTACCCTGCGCTATCAAACCTGGGCAGACTACGAAGCGCTGCTAGAGAGCCGTCATGATGATGCTGCTATCAAAATCCAATTCAATGCCTATACTCAAGAAATTTCCATCATGGCACCTCTGGCCGGTCACGGGAGACGAATTGATAGTTTGGTAGACCTGGTTAAAGCTTTGTTGCGCCATCGAGGGCGAGATTGGGATAGTTCCCATCCAGTTACCCTGAAACGATTTCAAGCAGCCGGAGCGGAACCCGATGCCTGCTTCTATATCCAAAATTGGCAGGCTGTTTTGGGCAAAGACCGCATCGATCTAAGCGAAGATCTACCTCCAGACCTTGCCATTGAAATGGATCTGACTTCACTCACAGATTTAGCGATTTATCGAGCCCTCAATGTTCCTGAGGTTTGGATTTATCGCCAGGGCAGCTTAGCGATTCACGCGATCGCCGCAGAGGGGTATCGAGCTAGCTCGACCAGCCCCACTTTTCCTGACATAGATGTCAAAAACTTGTTGCCACAATATGTAGAACGATCCTGGGCAGCAGGTTCTAGCGTTGCTCTGCGGGAGTTCGAGCAGCTCCTAAAATCCCTTTAA
- the modB gene encoding molybdate ABC transporter permease subunit, with product MIDLSPLWISLRIATIATAITFFLGIAAAHFMHRYRGRWRSLLDGAFLAPMVLPPTMLGFLLLLLLGKHGPLGALLGIVGVSIVFTWYAAIIAATVMAFPLMYKTVLGALDRSDSNLQQAARTLGASELRLFWRITLPLALPSILAGTTLAFARALGEFGATLMLAGNIPGKTQTIPMAIYFAVEAGAFGEAAAWAGVILAIALGGLALVQGWQGRSQAQRGRLHREAIDLESRSRLPTLISQSPPPASPSPSLSVALIKHLPGFSLDISFSTDSQPLGLLGASGAGKSLILRCIAGIETPDRGRIVLNGRVLFDSERGINLPSCDRRVGVLFQNYALFPHLSVAQNIAFGLPGKLTVRQRQQIVEEQLAAMQLEGMGDRYPTALSGGQQQRVAMARVLTSQPEVLLLDEPFSALDTHLRYLMERDLKLRLERFSGITLFVTHNIEEAYRICSNLLVMDRGRASAHDSKSVVLDRPKNVSAARLTGCKNISPAVPIDPSTIRASNWNCILQVAEPIPDTLTHIGIRAHQFGFLEAISQRETVIQNWSSQRGSQDAQAQKAQQDGGQNLSHRPRSVTPNTFPCWLAMTSETPHRMTLYLKLDTPPAHPQDYHLQAEIFKEKWAVLKQMPFPWSLVLDPAKLMMLSDG from the coding sequence ATGATTGACCTATCGCCCCTCTGGATCTCGCTGCGGATTGCCACCATTGCCACCGCCATCACCTTTTTCTTAGGGATTGCCGCCGCCCACTTCATGCATCGCTATCGGGGACGCTGGCGATCGCTGCTCGATGGCGCGTTCCTGGCACCGATGGTCTTACCGCCCACGATGTTGGGCTTTTTGCTCCTGCTGCTGCTGGGCAAACACGGGCCTCTGGGTGCCCTCCTGGGGATAGTTGGGGTCAGTATTGTCTTCACCTGGTATGCCGCCATCATCGCCGCTACGGTGATGGCCTTTCCGCTCATGTACAAAACTGTGCTGGGGGCACTCGATCGGAGCGACAGTAACCTGCAGCAGGCTGCCCGCACCCTGGGAGCCTCGGAACTGCGTCTGTTCTGGCGCATCACCTTACCCCTAGCCCTCCCCAGTATCCTGGCAGGCACCACCCTCGCCTTCGCCCGTGCCTTGGGCGAATTTGGAGCCACCCTCATGCTGGCGGGCAATATTCCCGGCAAAACTCAGACCATCCCCATGGCTATTTATTTTGCAGTCGAAGCGGGAGCCTTTGGCGAAGCTGCCGCTTGGGCTGGAGTCATTCTGGCGATCGCCCTAGGGGGATTGGCGTTGGTACAGGGCTGGCAGGGACGCAGCCAAGCCCAAAGAGGAAGACTGCATCGGGAAGCAATCGATCTGGAGTCACGATCGCGTCTGCCCACTCTCATCTCCCAATCCCCTCCCCCTGCAAGTCCCTCTCCCTCCCTTTCCGTCGCCCTGATAAAACACCTCCCCGGCTTCAGTCTGGATATATCCTTCTCCACAGACAGCCAACCTCTAGGACTGTTAGGTGCATCCGGTGCAGGGAAAAGTCTGATTCTGCGTTGCATTGCGGGGATAGAGACCCCAGATAGGGGACGGATTGTGCTGAATGGACGGGTGTTGTTCGATTCGGAGCGGGGGATTAATCTGCCGAGCTGCGATCGCCGCGTTGGCGTACTGTTCCAAAACTATGCTCTGTTCCCCCACCTCAGCGTGGCTCAGAACATCGCCTTTGGCTTGCCCGGAAAACTAACGGTGCGGCAGCGGCAGCAGATTGTCGAGGAGCAGTTGGCGGCGATGCAGCTTGAGGGAATGGGCGATCGCTATCCTACTGCCCTCTCCGGGGGGCAACAGCAGCGGGTGGCAATGGCTCGTGTCCTGACCAGTCAGCCCGAGGTTTTATTACTGGACGAACCCTTTTCCGCGCTCGATACCCACTTACGCTACTTGATGGAACGGGATCTAAAGCTGCGCTTAGAACGCTTCTCTGGCATCACCCTATTTGTCACCCACAATATCGAAGAAGCCTACCGCATCTGCAGCAACCTACTCGTGATGGATCGAGGCCGCGCTAGTGCCCACGACTCGAAATCTGTCGTACTGGATCGCCCCAAAAATGTCAGTGCTGCCCGTCTTACGGGCTGTAAAAATATCTCCCCCGCCGTTCCGATTGACCCCTCTACGATTCGCGCCTCGAACTGGAACTGTATCCTGCAAGTTGCCGAACCGATTCCCGACACCCTCACCCACATTGGCATACGGGCCCATCAGTTTGGCTTCTTAGAAGCCATCAGCCAGAGGGAGACCGTTATTCAGAACTGGAGTAGCCAGAGAGGCAGCCAGGACGCACAGGCGCAGAAGGCTCAGCAAGATGGGGGGCAGAATCTAAGCCACCGCCCGCGATCGGTGACTCCCAATACCTTCCCCTGCTGGCTCGCCATGACCAGTGAAACGCCCCACCGCATGACCCTTTACCTCAAGCTCGATACCCCCCCTGCCCATCCGCAGGACTACCACCTACAAGCAGAAATCTTCAAAGAAAAGTGGGCTGTTCTCAAACAGATGCCCTTTCCGTGGTCGCTCGTGCTCGATCCAGCAAAACTCATGATGTTGAGTGACGGCTAA
- a CDS encoding cupin, translating into MRQLVLNSYWVKTQYSRPDAQTGVNVTTLYDEIGYPLTVQNVTTKPGLLSPIHNHGTWGVIFQIRGEERHTFWRRVNPAEKPLQIEPVGEHLLGPGEILSLHPDAIHQVETVGQKISLTFQFYGDTQPKSRFQFEPETQTARRF; encoded by the coding sequence GTGCGCCAACTCGTTCTAAATTCCTATTGGGTAAAAACCCAATATTCACGACCAGATGCTCAAACGGGAGTGAATGTAACGACTCTTTATGATGAAATTGGCTATCCTTTAACAGTTCAGAATGTCACGACCAAACCAGGACTTCTTTCGCCAATTCACAACCACGGAACTTGGGGTGTTATATTCCAAATTCGAGGAGAAGAACGCCACACCTTTTGGCGTCGCGTCAATCCTGCCGAAAAACCGCTCCAGATTGAACCCGTTGGCGAACATTTGCTCGGACCCGGTGAAATACTCAGCCTCCATCCCGATGCCATTCACCAAGTCGAAACCGTAGGGCAAAAGATCTCCTTAACCTTTCAATTTTACGGCGATACTCAACCCAAAAGCCGATTCCAATTCGAACCCGAAACCCAGACTGCAAGACGCTTTTAA
- a CDS encoding ISAs1 family transposase encodes MGALKGNQPKLFTAVKQQFVPQQEYLDISKGHGRVERRVTQVCYQLDGLPDWPGLQCVIRVQSTREELLHDMNVVTRKTRYYICSFPESAEQLAQRIRNDWGVGNKVHYVRDVTQGEDKSRIRTTPLVQICALARNFAINLYREFGFTNMAQAQRRCGQTLNTLRAIFE; translated from the coding sequence TTGGGAGCCCTGAAGGGGAATCAGCCGAAGCTATTTACCGCAGTCAAGCAGCAATTTGTCCCCCAGCAGGAATATCTCGACATCAGTAAGGGTCACGGGCGCGTCGAACGCCGAGTGACCCAGGTGTGCTATCAGCTCGACGGCTTACCGGATTGGCCGGGACTGCAATGTGTCATTCGAGTGCAGTCCACCCGCGAAGAACTGTTGCACGATATGAATGTGGTCACCCGCAAAACCCGCTATTACATCTGCTCCTTTCCAGAGAGCGCCGAGCAGTTGGCTCAACGGATTCGCAACGATTGGGGGGTGGGAAACAAGGTTCATTATGTTCGAGATGTTACTCAAGGAGAGGACAAATCTCGCATTCGCACCACTCCTCTGGTCCAGATTTGCGCCTTGGCCCGCAACTTTGCCATCAACCTCTACCGAGAGTTTGGCTTTACCAATATGGCCCAAGCTCAGCGACGATGTGGACAGACCCTCAACACACTCAGGGCTATCTTTGAATGA
- a CDS encoding endonuclease MutS2, with translation MNAAAATLHPPDILVETLELLEWSRLCEHLASFAATRIGNSACRTITPWMSRQQSETLLAQTGEAIALDLSLPGGIPIQGICDLVPLLQRAELGGVLQGRELSDVANTLAGARKVRRVLDETEEAPLLQDAISSIRTYPEIERDINRCIDERGEVTDRASETLGNLRGNIRTLRNCVRDKLQNIMSAKSSAIQEMVVTERDSRFVIPIKASHRDVVKGLVHDSSASGATLYVEPNSVVSDNNQLRELQARERREEERILRQLSEQVGEVADDLRHLQAMLVLVDGAIARARYSLWLNAHPPSFDTDTLSLRTVRHPLLLWQSQKDSEQPFEVVPIDLAIAPEKRAVVITGPNTGGKTVTLKTLGLMVVMAKAGIFLPAREPVLLPWFDGVFADIGDEQSLQQSLSTFSGHIRRISRVLAAIDGDALVLLDEVGAGTDPSEGSALAAALLEHLAHTARLTVASTHYGELKALKYQDPMFENASVEFDSSSLAPTYRLMWGIPGRSHALAIALRLGLDEVVIDRAKARLGEDSFQVDTAIAGLEGQRAEQEEKLTHLNSLQAQLETLQQEMKERARQLDRREAELEAEKKAAIEQAIRSAQGEVASVIRRLQKQGATGRDAQAASEQLKRIGKQTQKRQPEPVVATEFYPEIGDRVRLRELDRVGELVAIEGGSFTVRSGILKFNVNLSQIEPLDEVQAKQRQRLQPVKTPKIPPSAADRGLQVRTSQNTLDIRGQRVADAEYQLDDWIANAASGAVWIIHGHGTGKLRAGVQEFLKRHPRVASFEAAEANDGGTGVTVAQIN, from the coding sequence TTGAACGCTGCCGCCGCCACTCTTCACCCCCCCGACATTCTAGTCGAGACCTTAGAACTACTGGAATGGTCGCGGCTGTGCGAACATCTCGCCAGCTTTGCCGCCACCCGCATCGGCAATAGCGCCTGCCGTACCATTACCCCTTGGATGTCCCGCCAACAGAGCGAAACCCTGCTGGCCCAAACCGGCGAGGCGATCGCCCTCGACCTCAGCCTTCCCGGCGGCATTCCCATACAGGGGATTTGCGATCTCGTCCCCTTGCTGCAGCGGGCAGAGTTGGGGGGCGTGCTGCAGGGACGCGAGTTGAGCGATGTGGCCAATACACTGGCGGGGGCTCGCAAAGTGCGGCGGGTGCTGGACGAGACGGAAGAGGCACCGCTGCTGCAGGATGCCATTTCCAGCATTCGCACCTACCCGGAGATCGAGCGGGACATCAATCGCTGTATTGACGAGCGCGGCGAAGTCACCGATCGCGCTAGCGAAACTTTAGGCAATCTGCGCGGCAATATTCGCACCCTGCGCAATTGCGTGCGAGACAAACTGCAGAACATCATGTCGGCCAAGAGTTCGGCCATTCAAGAAATGGTGGTGACCGAACGGGACAGCCGCTTTGTGATTCCAATTAAAGCCAGCCATCGGGATGTTGTGAAGGGACTGGTTCACGACAGCTCCGCCAGCGGAGCCACACTCTATGTGGAACCCAATAGCGTTGTCAGCGACAACAACCAACTGAGAGAGTTGCAGGCCCGAGAGCGACGGGAAGAAGAGCGGATCTTGCGGCAGTTGAGCGAGCAGGTGGGGGAAGTGGCGGACGATCTGCGCCACCTGCAGGCCATGTTGGTGCTCGTCGATGGCGCGATCGCCCGCGCCCGCTACAGTCTGTGGCTCAACGCCCATCCCCCCAGTTTTGACACGGATACCCTATCCCTGCGGACAGTGCGGCATCCGTTGCTGTTGTGGCAATCGCAAAAGGACTCCGAGCAGCCATTTGAGGTGGTGCCGATCGATCTGGCGATCGCCCCCGAAAAGCGAGCAGTAGTCATCACCGGCCCCAACACGGGCGGCAAAACCGTCACCCTCAAAACCTTGGGCCTGATGGTCGTGATGGCGAAAGCGGGCATCTTTTTGCCTGCCCGAGAACCCGTGCTGCTTCCCTGGTTTGACGGGGTATTTGCCGATATTGGCGACGAGCAATCCCTGCAGCAAAGTCTGTCCACCTTTTCGGGTCACATTCGCCGCATTAGTCGAGTGCTAGCGGCGATCGATGGCGATGCTCTGGTGCTGCTGGATGAAGTGGGGGCGGGCACCGATCCCAGTGAAGGGTCTGCCCTAGCCGCAGCCCTACTCGAACACTTGGCCCATACCGCCCGCTTGACTGTGGCCAGCACCCACTACGGCGAACTCAAAGCCCTCAAATACCAAGACCCCATGTTCGAAAACGCCTCCGTCGAATTCGACTCCAGCAGCCTCGCCCCCACCTATCGCCTGATGTGGGGCATTCCGGGGCGATCGCACGCCCTCGCGATCGCCTTACGCCTGGGGCTGGATGAAGTCGTCATCGATCGCGCTAAAGCTCGACTGGGGGAAGACAGTTTTCAAGTGGATACGGCGATCGCCGGATTGGAAGGCCAGCGGGCCGAGCAAGAGGAGAAACTGACTCACCTCAATAGTCTGCAAGCTCAGTTGGAAACGCTGCAGCAGGAGATGAAAGAGCGCGCCCGCCAGTTAGACCGGCGGGAGGCGGAGTTGGAAGCGGAGAAGAAGGCGGCGATCGAGCAGGCGATTCGGTCGGCGCAGGGGGAAGTGGCCTCTGTGATTCGGCGGTTGCAGAAGCAGGGGGCCACCGGTCGAGATGCCCAGGCAGCCTCGGAACAGCTCAAACGCATTGGCAAGCAAACCCAAAAGCGCCAGCCCGAGCCGGTGGTGGCGACGGAGTTTTATCCCGAGATCGGCGATCGCGTTCGCTTGCGAGAGTTGGATCGGGTCGGGGAATTGGTGGCGATCGAGGGCGGCAGCTTTACGGTCCGCAGCGGTATTTTAAAGTTCAATGTCAATCTGTCGCAGATCGAGCCCCTCGACGAGGTGCAAGCCAAACAGCGGCAGCGTCTGCAGCCCGTGAAAACCCCAAAAATCCCGCCCTCAGCGGCGGATAGGGGCCTGCAGGTGCGCACCAGCCAGAACACCCTCGATATTCGCGGTCAGCGGGTGGCGGATGCCGAATATCAACTGGACGATTGGATTGCCAATGCGGCTTCTGGAGCGGTGTGGATTATTCACGGCCACGGCACCGGCAAGTTGCGGGCGGGCGTGCAGGAGTTTTTGAAGCGCCATCCCCGCGTGGCTAGTTTTGAAGCTGCGGAAGCCAACGATGGCGGTACGGGAGTGACGGTGGCTCAAATCAACTAG
- a CDS encoding DUF5615 family PIN-like protein has product MSNRIRLQLDEQVKSVIARELRHRGIDVTTTVEAGLRAKSDDAQVEFACQSKRVLFTQNEDFLKIVSLTGNHFGIAYRRQGTRSSSSSPLLFQQPLQPLQCPRHLFQSGLEQQQDR; this is encoded by the coding sequence GTGAGTAATCGGATTCGGTTACAGTTAGACGAACAGGTTAAATCAGTGATTGCCCGTGAGTTACGCCATCGCGGCATTGATGTGACGACTACTGTTGAGGCAGGATTGCGAGCGAAGAGCGATGATGCACAAGTAGAATTTGCTTGTCAATCAAAGCGAGTGCTCTTTACTCAGAATGAGGATTTCCTGAAAATTGTCAGCCTGACTGGCAATCATTTTGGTATCGCTTATCGCAGGCAAGGAACTCGTTCGAGCAGCTCAAGCCCCCTTCTCTTCCAACAGCCGTTGCAGCCATTGCAATGCCCCCGGCACTTGTTCCAGTCCGGCCTTGAGCAGCAGCAGGATCGATAA
- a CDS encoding exopolysaccharide biosynthesis protein: MARLSQDLDTFLQSPDRGDRISLKDIQLLAGERGFGFFLVLLALPSGLPIPAAGYSVPFGVALFFLATQMIAGTPQPWLPGEIARWSVPTAFATSVLGKGRWLLSKIELIARPRWPWMCQRSLGRRVLGMAIALMAISMMLPFPLTNTAPAFSIVVMGAGLLEDDGPIAAIGLLLSGLAAALTLSILLLLKAGLEQVPGALQWLQRLLEEKGA, from the coding sequence ATGGCTCGACTTTCTCAAGACTTAGATACTTTTTTACAGAGTCCCGACCGGGGGGACAGAATTTCTCTCAAAGATATCCAATTGCTAGCGGGCGAGCGCGGCTTCGGCTTCTTTCTCGTGCTGTTAGCGCTGCCGTCTGGGTTGCCGATTCCGGCGGCGGGGTATTCGGTTCCGTTTGGGGTGGCGCTATTCTTCCTAGCGACTCAGATGATCGCAGGTACTCCTCAGCCTTGGTTGCCGGGGGAGATCGCCCGCTGGTCGGTGCCGACGGCATTTGCCACGTCGGTGTTAGGGAAGGGGAGATGGTTGCTGAGCAAAATTGAGCTAATTGCGCGACCGCGCTGGCCCTGGATGTGTCAGAGATCGCTGGGGCGGCGAGTCTTGGGCATGGCGATCGCTCTGATGGCGATATCGATGATGCTGCCTTTTCCGCTCACGAATACTGCACCTGCGTTTTCCATTGTGGTGATGGGGGCGGGGTTGCTGGAGGATGACGGACCGATCGCGGCGATCGGGTTGCTGCTCTCGGGTTTGGCAGCGGCGTTGACCTTATCGATCCTGCTGCTGCTCAAGGCCGGACTGGAACAAGTGCCGGGGGCATTGCAATGGCTGCAACGGCTGTTGGAAGAGAAGGGGGCTTGA